Below is a genomic region from Cellulomonas sp. P24.
GCGTGCCAACCTCGGTGCCACGCAGAACCAGTTCGACCACATCATCAACAACCAGAACGTGGCGCTGCAGAACGTGACCGCGTCGGAGAGCCGCATCCGCGACACCGACATGGCCGCGACGATGGTCGACTTCACGAAGTCGCAGATCCTGTCCCAGGCCGGCACGGCGATGCTCGCGCAGGCCAAGTCCCTCCCGCAGGACGTGCTCAAGCTCCTGCAGTGATCGACGGCATGACCTGATCCACCGCACGACCAGCTGAACCGCACGACCCGGCGGTGGGCGGACCTCGACCGTCCGCCCACCGCCGGCGCATCTCTGCCACCACCGGGTCACCCCGGCGGTGGCGCATCGGACGGACACACGACGAGCTCAGGAGGCAACGGTGTCGACAGCGGCGATCGACGGCCTGATCAGCGGCCTGAACACCACCAGCCTCATCAACCAGTTCATGCAGATCGAGGCGGCCCCGCAGACGCTGCTCAAGCAGCAGGCCAGTGCGAACGACTCCCTCGTCCAGGCGCTGCAGTCCCTCAACGTCAAGGTCGCCTCTCTCGCGTCGAACGCGACGTCGGTCGCCTCCGCGAGCACCTGGCAGGCGGTCAGCGCGACCTCGTCCTCCTCGGCGGCCTCGGCCACCACGACCAGCGGTGCCGTGCCGTCCTCCCTCAGCTTCACCGTCGACGCGCTCGCCACCGCGCAGACCTCGGCGACCGGCATCGTCGCGGATGCGGCCGGGGTGTTCGGCGGGACGATGCCGACCTCGGCGACGATCGTCACCGGTTCGGGATCGACCGCGACGGCGACGACCATCGACCTCCAGGGGATCACGACGCTCGCCGGTCTCGCGACCGCGATCAACGGCGCGAACACCGGCGTCTCCGCGAGCGTCGTGACGATCTCCCCGACCCAGTCACGGCTGCAGCTCACCGGAGCGACCGGTGCGAGCTCGGCCTTCGACCTCTACGCCGGCACGGTGACCACCGCGGACCTCGCAAGCGCGACACCGCCCACCGCCGTGGTCGACCGCAGCGCGGCCACGACCGCCGCCGCCGACGCCCAGATCACGCTGTGGCCAGGCACCGGCAGCGCGCAGGCCGTGACGTCGGCCACGAACACCTTTGGCAACCTGCTCACCGGGGTCAACGTGACCGTCAGCGCGGTGACCGCCAGCGGCGCCACCCCGGTGACCGTCACCATGTCGCGCGACACCTCCGGGGTGCCGACCACGGCGTCGAACCTCGTGACGAACATCTCGACCGTGCTCTCCGAGATCTCCAGCCAGACCGCCCCGACCACGACGACAGGGAGCGACGGCCGCACCGTCGTCTCCGGCGGTGTGCTCTCGGGGCAGAGCAGCGTGCGACGGCTCGCGGACGCGGTGCGCACGGCTGCGTCGACGCCCGTGAACGGTGTCTCGCCCTCGACGATCGGCATCGTCCTGAACCAGGACGGCACCGTCACCTACGACGCGAGCCTGTTCTCCGCGGCACTCGCCGCCGACCCGGCAAAGGTCCAGGCCGTGCTGACGGGTGTCGCCACGGCCCTCCAGAACGTCGCGACGCAGGCCTCCGACCCGACCACGGGGACGTTGTCCGCGAGCATCAAGAGCCAGCAGAGCGTCAGCGACCAGCTCGACAAGCAGATCTCCGACTGGGACACGACGCTCGCGCTGCGTCGAACCGCGCTGGAGAAGACGTACTCGGACCTCGAGGTGTCGTTGAGCAACCTCAACGCGCAGTCCGCGTACCTCACCAGCCAGCTGAACAACCTGACGTCCTCGTCCTCGTCGTCGAGCTCGTCGTCGACCAGCGCGGTCAAGTTCTGAGCCGGACGAAGGACACCATGAACCTCTACGACATCCGGGCCCGGTACCTCGCCGACGCCGTCGCGACCGCCGGCCCGACCCGCCTCCTGACGATGCTCTACGACCGGCTCCTCCTGGACGTCGACCGCGGCGAGCGCGCCCTGCGCACGGGGGAGCGCGGCGAGGCCACCGGTCACCTCAGCCACGCGCAGGAGATCGTCACCGAGCTCATGTGCTCGCTCGACGTCGACCTGTGGGACGGCGCCCAGAACCTGCTCGCGATCTACACGTTCCTGCTGCGCGAGCTCGTCGAGTCCTCGCTCTCGGGCGATCCGGAGCGGGTGGCCGCCTGCCGGGCTCTGATCGAACCGCTGCACGAGGCCTGGACCGAGGCCGGTCAGTCGCTCACCCCGGTCGCCGCGATGGCCCGCACGGGTGAGCTCGGTGTCGGCTGACCTCGCGGTGGCCGGCGGCCCCGGGACACCGGGTGACGCCTGGGTGCAGGCCTGGAGCGTGGCGCTCGGCGAGCTCGAGGTCGCCGTCGAGGAGGCCGCGGCGATGCTGCACCACCTCCCGCTGCCGAGCGAGGTGAACGTCCAGCGGTGGGCGCCCCCGTCCGGTCTGGGCCCGTTGCCCGCGTCGCTGGAGACCCGCGCACGGGCCCTGCTCGACCGGCACGTCGAGGTCACCCGGCAGACGGCCGAGGCGATCGTCCAGACCAAGCGGCACCTGCACGCGGTCGCCTCGATGCGCGAGTCCGCCCCGCACAGCCCGGTGTACGTCGACACCTGCGCCTGACCTGACCCGCCCCACGGGAGCGCGCGAACCAACCGACATGGCGTCTGACGTGCAGGTCTGCATGCGCCCATCTGGGTGAATCTTCCTCGACCTCGGCAGAAACCCTCACACGCACCACCCCCGGACCGATGGGCAGCGTGAGCACGGAGCGCTCACGCAGGAGGCCACGGATCGGCCGTCCCGATGCTGGTCTGACGGGTGGGTGTGTCGTCGTGTTCGACTCCGTGAGCATCACAGCGCTCAACAGCGCCCTGGATGGTCTGGCCTTGCGCCAGCGTGTGATCGCGAACAACATCGCGAACATCCAGACGCCCGGCTTCCACGCCGGGAAGGTGTCCTTCGAGAGTGCGCTGGCCGACGCCGTCGCCTCCGGCAGCGGTGCGGCGACCGCGACCGTCGCGCAGTCCCTCGAGCCGACGCGCACCGACGGCAACAACGTCAACCTCGACGAGGAGACGCTGAGCAACGTCGACACGAACCTGCGGTACCAGCTCGCGA
It encodes:
- the fliD gene encoding flagellar filament capping protein FliD encodes the protein MSTAAIDGLISGLNTTSLINQFMQIEAAPQTLLKQQASANDSLVQALQSLNVKVASLASNATSVASASTWQAVSATSSSSAASATTTSGAVPSSLSFTVDALATAQTSATGIVADAAGVFGGTMPTSATIVTGSGSTATATTIDLQGITTLAGLATAINGANTGVSASVVTISPTQSRLQLTGATGASSAFDLYAGTVTTADLASATPPTAVVDRSAATTAAADAQITLWPGTGSAQAVTSATNTFGNLLTGVNVTVSAVTASGATPVTVTMSRDTSGVPTTASNLVTNISTVLSEISSQTAPTTTTGSDGRTVVSGGVLSGQSSVRRLADAVRTAASTPVNGVSPSTIGIVLNQDGTVTYDASLFSAALAADPAKVQAVLTGVATALQNVATQASDPTTGTLSASIKSQQSVSDQLDKQISDWDTTLALRRTALEKTYSDLEVSLSNLNAQSAYLTSQLNNLTSSSSSSSSSSTSAVKF
- the fliS gene encoding flagellar export chaperone FliS — encoded protein: MNLYDIRARYLADAVATAGPTRLLTMLYDRLLLDVDRGERALRTGERGEATGHLSHAQEIVTELMCSLDVDLWDGAQNLLAIYTFLLRELVESSLSGDPERVAACRALIEPLHEAWTEAGQSLTPVAAMARTGELGVG
- a CDS encoding flagellar basal body protein, translating into MFDSVSITALNSALDGLALRQRVIANNIANIQTPGFHAGKVSFESALADAVASGSGAATATVAQSLEPTRTDGNNVNLDEETLSNVDTNLRYQLATQAMDNKFTILAAAMKSSL